The following proteins are encoded in a genomic region of Candidatus Manganitrophaceae bacterium:
- a CDS encoding tetratricopeptide repeat protein yields the protein MFTLSPPACPPPFLKMKRSGTKFNFFIGLLAGFFLVVGVFWVQPSSAATFAAERFEESSPDPQTELVRLRIAALKLKLRLASEKKRDVSPLSSLFKLYDRNRFKGVVEEIRAFPEEERSAAIFLVYGNSLFFLGKKEGAVAAYQQAYRRAKNSGEKAAAMANFGLVLSTKGAWEQAIDWLTRALEIDRTTDNWLGQGTALSLLGDLYYQTGDRIKGAAAHIEALEIAETIPIPWLEARQLTLLANLYILDHTLDIAQKYHSKALVLYRKLDDPLGEALSLDGLSVIGKDQKRFDPALRSQSRALDIYKRLGDRLSQAKALINLALIYREQGAFQKALGRAGEALEIREVLGDTNGMAHTEGTIGTIYEKKGDLAEAVRHMESAMALFRKTGASQQIHAVELQIQRLRDQM from the coding sequence ATGTTTACCTTGTCGCCGCCTGCTTGCCCCCCCCCTTTCCTCAAAATGAAGAGATCAGGAACTAAGTTTAATTTTTTTATCGGCCTCCTTGCAGGTTTTTTTCTTGTTGTCGGCGTGTTTTGGGTGCAACCTTCCTCTGCTGCAACCTTTGCGGCGGAACGGTTTGAAGAATCAAGTCCTGATCCTCAGACGGAACTTGTCCGTCTGAGGATCGCTGCCCTCAAGCTTAAACTTCGTCTTGCCAGTGAGAAAAAAAGGGATGTTTCTCCCCTCTCCTCTCTTTTCAAGTTATACGATAGAAACAGGTTTAAAGGGGTTGTTGAGGAGATCCGGGCTTTCCCCGAAGAGGAAAGAAGCGCTGCTATTTTCCTTGTCTACGGGAACAGTCTTTTTTTTCTTGGAAAAAAAGAAGGGGCCGTGGCGGCCTATCAACAGGCCTACCGCCGCGCAAAGAACTCCGGTGAAAAAGCGGCGGCCATGGCAAACTTTGGTCTCGTTCTATCAACAAAAGGCGCGTGGGAACAAGCCATCGACTGGTTGACGCGTGCTCTGGAAATTGACCGTACAACCGACAATTGGCTGGGACAAGGCACGGCCCTTTCCCTTCTGGGTGACTTGTACTATCAGACAGGCGATAGAATAAAGGGCGCTGCCGCCCATATTGAGGCCCTGGAAATCGCGGAGACCATTCCGATCCCCTGGCTGGAGGCGCGTCAGTTGACTCTGCTGGCCAATCTCTACATTCTCGACCACACCCTCGATATCGCACAGAAATATCACAGCAAGGCGCTCGTTCTCTACCGGAAGCTCGATGACCCGCTTGGGGAAGCCCTCTCCCTGGACGGCCTCAGCGTGATAGGTAAGGATCAAAAACGCTTTGATCCCGCCTTGAGGTCCCAGTCAAGAGCCCTGGACATCTATAAACGCCTGGGTGATCGTCTCTCTCAGGCCAAAGCCCTCATCAACCTAGCCTTAATTTACCGGGAACAAGGCGCGTTTCAAAAGGCGTTGGGAAGGGCCGGGGAGGCGCTTGAGATCCGGGAGGTTCTGGGGGATACAAACGGAATGGCCCATACGGAAGGGACCATCGGGACCATCTATGAGAAGAAGGGGGATTTGGCTGAGGCTGTTCGCCACATGGAAAGCGCGATGGCGCTTTTTAGAAAAACCGGTGCGTCCCAACAGATCCATGCGGTGGAGCTTCAGATTCAGAGGCTTCGTGACCAGATGTGA
- the dat gene encoding D-amino-acid transaminase, translating into MANIAFVNGKWSPLSAATISIEDRGFQFGDGVYEVIRTYHKQPFRVEAHLARLKISADAIGIAIPYSFSEMEKIIRSGCQKTQFSETQVYIQITRGMAPRNHRFPKRVRPTVVMTFRKCKTPSHKMRRDGVSIVTVTDTRWARCYVKSLNLLPNVLARERALKSDAMEAIFVREGKVMEGAGSNLFAVFGRSVITPPDGLHILSGITKSMVIQLVKKQGLRMQEKTLTLRRLATADEIFLSGTTIEVLPVTRLDGKIVESGQPGRITKILYEAFQEEILRV; encoded by the coding sequence ATGGCCAACATTGCTTTTGTGAATGGAAAGTGGTCTCCCCTTTCCGCTGCGACAATCTCTATTGAAGACCGCGGTTTCCAGTTTGGAGATGGGGTCTATGAGGTCATTCGGACCTATCACAAGCAACCCTTCCGCGTTGAGGCCCATCTCGCTCGCCTCAAGATCAGTGCAGATGCAATCGGGATCGCCATCCCATATTCATTCAGTGAGATGGAAAAAATCATCCGGTCCGGATGTCAAAAAACCCAGTTCAGCGAGACGCAGGTCTATATTCAGATCACCCGGGGTATGGCCCCGCGAAACCATCGCTTTCCGAAGCGAGTAAGACCCACCGTCGTCATGACCTTTCGGAAATGCAAGACTCCATCCCACAAGATGCGGCGCGATGGAGTCTCTATTGTCACCGTGACGGACACCCGATGGGCCCGCTGCTATGTGAAGTCCCTGAACCTGCTCCCCAACGTCCTGGCACGGGAACGCGCATTGAAGTCGGATGCCATGGAAGCCATTTTTGTTCGTGAGGGGAAGGTCATGGAGGGCGCGGGGAGCAATCTCTTTGCAGTCTTTGGACGAAGCGTGATCACTCCTCCCGATGGCCTCCACATCCTCTCCGGAATTACAAAGAGCATGGTGATTCAACTCGTGAAGAAGCAAGGACTCCGCATGCAGGAGAAAACCTTAACGCTTCGCCGTCTCGCGACCGCCGATGAAATATTCCTGTCAGGAACCACAATCGAAGTCCTGCCGGTCACCCGGCTCGACGGAAAAATCGTCGAGTCAGGCCAACCAGGACGGATCACCAAGATTTTGTATGAGGCCTTCCAGGAAGAAATCCTTCGCGTCTAA